In Prunus dulcis chromosome 1, ALMONDv2, whole genome shotgun sequence, the following are encoded in one genomic region:
- the LOC117623867 gene encoding 12-oxophytodienoate reductase 2-like has product MPAQPPTVPLLTPYKMGKFNLSHRIVLPPLARMRSYNNIPQPHAILYYSQRTSQGGLLIAEATFVSDTDQGWVNNPGLWTTEQVEAWKPIVDAVHAKGGVFFCQIMHPGRVSNSGFQPRGQTPISSTDKPLTSQVLTNGVALAEYTPPRRLRTDEIPQIVNDFRLAARNAIEAGFDGVEIHGAHGYLIDQFMKDQVNDRTDEYGGSLENRCRFALEIVEAVANEIGADKVGIRLSPFADYMESGDSNPKALGLYMAKSLNKYGILYCHVVEPRMKTIGDKSETPYSLLPMREAFKGTFIAAGGFDREDGNNAVAEGRADLIAYGRLFLANPDLPKRFELNAPLNKYNRETFYTSDPVIGYTDYPFLETTA; this is encoded by the exons AATTGTTTTACCACCACTGGCTAGAATGAGATCATACAATAATATTCCACAGCCACATGCCATCTTATACTACTCTCAGAGAACGTCTCAAGGGGGTCTTCTCATAGCTGAAGCCACTTTTGTTTCTGACACAGATCAAGG GTGGGTGAATAATCCTGGTTTATGGACAACGGAGCAAGTTGAAGCTTGGAAACCGATTGTTGATGCTGTTCATGCTAAAGGCGGTGTCTTCTTCTGTCAGATTATGCATCCGGGGAGGGTTTCAAATAGCG GTTTCCAGCCAAGGGGACAAACTCCAATCTCTTCTACTGACAAGCCACTAACCTCACAAGTACTAACTAATGGCGTTGCTCTTGCTGAATACACACCTCCAAGACGATTAAGGACAGATGAGATTCCACAAATTGTCAATGATTTTAGACTTGCTGCAAGGAATGCTATTGAAGCTg GCTTTGATGGGGTTGAAATTCATGGGGCGCATGGCTACCTGATTGATCAGTTTATGAAAGACCAAGTGAACGATCGAACAGATGAATATGGTGGATCGCTGGAGAATCGTTGCCGGTTCGCTTTGGAAATTGTTGAAGCTGTTGCTAATGAGATAGGAGCAGATAAAGTTGGAATAAGATTATCTCCTTTTGCAGACTATATGGAATCAGGGGATTCGAATCCGAAAGCATTAGGCCTTTATATGGCCAAATCCTTGAACAAATACGGGATCCTGTACTGCCATGTGGTTGAGCCAAGAATGAAGACAATTGGAGACAAAAGTGAAACCCCTTACAGTCTTCTGCCCATGAGAGAAGCTTTTAAAGGCACCTTCATTGCTGCTGGTGGTTTTGACAGGGAAGATGGGAACAATGCTGTGGCAGAGGGTCGTGCAGATCTTATTGCTTATGGACGTTTGTTCTTGGCTAATCCAGATTTGCCCAAGAGATTTGAGCTTAATGCTCCTCTAAATAAGTATAACCGAGAGACATTCTATACATCTGATCCGGTTATTGGTTACACTGATTATCCATTTCTTGAAACTACTGCTTAA